One part of the Coturnix japonica isolate 7356 chromosome 24, Coturnix japonica 2.1, whole genome shotgun sequence genome encodes these proteins:
- the CCDC153 gene encoding coiled-coil domain-containing protein 153 isoform X1 has product MPWAASRYHKLSCCKATCPHCTHSCYNNSLAWRQLLCAELCAPSFASRMPPKGKGKRKNGVKQHKKGKAAAESQAAATSRRAALEADRLQEHPVHWRDMVWKVRADSDGLRRRLWELEQALEQAQEDKRDMHAEMTRQYQELQKQTASYSQRLEAKVKSLQEQLATMLQESQHIQQAATKALAERDRTITQLQGRIDIMQREYKKIFHDSLDLVLDKMAEARQHWKEEGTTICLEYKQHLQEFGLNPLEI; this is encoded by the exons ATGCCCTGGGCAGCTTCAAGATACCAcaagctcagctgctgcaaggCAACCTGCCCTCATTGCACACACAGTTGCTACAACAACAGCTTGGCTtggaggcagctgctgtgtgctgagctctgtgctcccagctTTGCCTCAAGGATGCCCCCAAAGGgcaaaggaaagaggaaaaatggagtgaaacagcacaaaaaggGAAAGGCAGCGG CAGAAAGCCAAGCTGCAGCCACATCCAGGAGAGCAGCGCTGGAGGCTGACAGGCTTCAAGAGCACCCAG TTCACTGGAGGGATATGGTCTGGAAGGTGAGGGCTGACAGTGATGGGCTCCGTAggaggctgtgggagctggagcaggcattggaacaggcaCAGGAAGACAAGAGAGACATGCATGCAG AAATGACCCGGCAAtaccaggagctgcagaagcagacGGCATCATACAGCCAGCGCTTGGAGGCAAAAGTGAAAAGCCTGCAGGAACAGCTGG CCACCATGCTGCAGGAGAGCCAGCACATCCAGCAGGCTGCCACCAAAGCACTTGCAGAGAGGGACAGGACCATCACCCAACTGCAGGGTAGAATTGACATCATGCAGAGGGAGTATAAGAAGATCTTCCAT GATAGCCTGGACCTGGTGCTGGACAAGATGGCAGAGGCCAGGCAGCACTGGAAGGAGGAGGGCACAACCATCTGTCTGGAGTAcaagcagcacctgcaggagTTCGGCCTCAACCCCCTGGAGATATAG
- the CCDC153 gene encoding coiled-coil domain-containing protein 153 isoform X3, with the protein MPWAASRYHKLSCCKATCPHCTHSCYNNSLAWRQLLCAELCAPSFASRMPPKGKGKRKNGVKQHKKGKAAAESQAAATSRRAALEADRLQEHPVHWRDMVWKVRADSDGLRRRLWELEQALEQAQEDKRDMHAATMLQESQHIQQAATKALAERDRTITQLQGRIDIMQREYKKIFHDSLDLVLDKMAEARQHWKEEGTTICLEYKQHLQEFGLNPLEI; encoded by the exons ATGCCCTGGGCAGCTTCAAGATACCAcaagctcagctgctgcaaggCAACCTGCCCTCATTGCACACACAGTTGCTACAACAACAGCTTGGCTtggaggcagctgctgtgtgctgagctctgtgctcccagctTTGCCTCAAGGATGCCCCCAAAGGgcaaaggaaagaggaaaaatggagtgaaacagcacaaaaaggGAAAGGCAGCGG CAGAAAGCCAAGCTGCAGCCACATCCAGGAGAGCAGCGCTGGAGGCTGACAGGCTTCAAGAGCACCCAG TTCACTGGAGGGATATGGTCTGGAAGGTGAGGGCTGACAGTGATGGGCTCCGTAggaggctgtgggagctggagcaggcattggaacaggcaCAGGAAGACAAGAGAGACATGCATGCAG CCACCATGCTGCAGGAGAGCCAGCACATCCAGCAGGCTGCCACCAAAGCACTTGCAGAGAGGGACAGGACCATCACCCAACTGCAGGGTAGAATTGACATCATGCAGAGGGAGTATAAGAAGATCTTCCAT GATAGCCTGGACCTGGTGCTGGACAAGATGGCAGAGGCCAGGCAGCACTGGAAGGAGGAGGGCACAACCATCTGTCTGGAGTAcaagcagcacctgcaggagTTCGGCCTCAACCCCCTGGAGATATAG
- the CCDC153 gene encoding coiled-coil domain-containing protein 153 isoform X2, whose translation MPWAASRYHKLSCCKATCPHCTHSCYNNSLAWRQLLCAELCAPSFASRMPPKGKGKRKNGVKQHKKGKAAESQAAATSRRAALEADRLQEHPVHWRDMVWKVRADSDGLRRRLWELEQALEQAQEDKRDMHAEMTRQYQELQKQTASYSQRLEAKVKSLQEQLATMLQESQHIQQAATKALAERDRTITQLQGRIDIMQREYKKIFHDSLDLVLDKMAEARQHWKEEGTTICLEYKQHLQEFGLNPLEI comes from the exons ATGCCCTGGGCAGCTTCAAGATACCAcaagctcagctgctgcaaggCAACCTGCCCTCATTGCACACACAGTTGCTACAACAACAGCTTGGCTtggaggcagctgctgtgtgctgagctctgtgctcccagctTTGCCTCAAGGATGCCCCCAAAGGgcaaaggaaagaggaaaaatggagtgaaacagcacaaaaaggGAAAGGCAGCGG AAAGCCAAGCTGCAGCCACATCCAGGAGAGCAGCGCTGGAGGCTGACAGGCTTCAAGAGCACCCAG TTCACTGGAGGGATATGGTCTGGAAGGTGAGGGCTGACAGTGATGGGCTCCGTAggaggctgtgggagctggagcaggcattggaacaggcaCAGGAAGACAAGAGAGACATGCATGCAG AAATGACCCGGCAAtaccaggagctgcagaagcagacGGCATCATACAGCCAGCGCTTGGAGGCAAAAGTGAAAAGCCTGCAGGAACAGCTGG CCACCATGCTGCAGGAGAGCCAGCACATCCAGCAGGCTGCCACCAAAGCACTTGCAGAGAGGGACAGGACCATCACCCAACTGCAGGGTAGAATTGACATCATGCAGAGGGAGTATAAGAAGATCTTCCAT GATAGCCTGGACCTGGTGCTGGACAAGATGGCAGAGGCCAGGCAGCACTGGAAGGAGGAGGGCACAACCATCTGTCTGGAGTAcaagcagcacctgcaggagTTCGGCCTCAACCCCCTGGAGATATAG
- the PDZD3 gene encoding Na(+)/H(+) exchange regulatory cofactor NHE-RF4 → MKQTEGLEGDKASIIKFEFNPKDGIDNPALSLAEDIDGETMGEPRFYLLSKGSTETFGFSLHEELGCQGHIIRQVELGGLAQRRGLQDGDRLLQVNGHFVDHIEHRRVVQKIKASGNQVLLAVLDGDSYEAAKALGRDLSQMLPADIRPRLCHITRDKSGFGFSVSGPEGVKGTFQLSVRQDGPAERAGVPSGSWLLELNGHSVRNCSHTQLARKLKQSGSKVTLLVASSPVEEFYRLHGLQATAALADTSWLPFKARELHMVKGAAGYGFLLKEDDYGSGEVGQFLWDIDAGLPAEQAGMKEGDRVLAVNGESIEGLDHQETVLRIRAHKEQVTLLVIDPASDAFYRSIGLSPLLFLDGGDPALGSCTPSLPSPSDSPGFHHIDVGPKGPGSWLMAAANSITITQSPCREEQRRLRHAF, encoded by the exons atgaaacaaacagaag GGCTCGAGGGCGACAAAGCATCCATCAT AAAATTTGAATTTAACCCCAAAGATGGGATTGACAACCCCGCCTTGTCACTGGCTGAGGACATTG ATGGCGAGACCATGGGGGAACCCCGCTTCTACCTGCTGAGCAAGGGCAGCACAGAGACCTTCGGCTTCAGCCTACACgaggagctgggctgccagGGCCACATCATCCGGCAGGTCGAGCTGGGGGGGCTGGCCCAGCGCcgggggctgcaggatggggatcGGCTCCTCCAGGTCAACGGCCACTTTGTGGACCACATAGAGCATCGCCGG GTGGTGCAGAAGATCAAGGCCAGCGGGAACCAGGTCCTGCTCGCAGTGCTGGATGGTGACTCCTACGAAGCAGCCAAAGCACTGGGTAGAGATCTGTCCCAAATGCTGCCCGCTGACATCCGCCCGCGCCTTTGCCACATCACACGGGATAAAAGCGGCTTTGGTTTCAGCGTGTCGGGTCCAGAAG GTGTTAAGGGCACGTTCCAGCTGTCAGTGAGGCAGGACGGGCCTGCAGAGAGAGCTGGAGTGCCATCGGGCTCCTGGCTCTTGGAGCTAAATGGGCACAGCGTCAGGAACTGCTCACACACCCAGCTCGCCCGAAAG CTCAAGCAGAGCGGCAGCAAGGTGACACTGCTGGTGGCATCCAGCCCAGTGGAGGAGTTTTACCGGCTGCATGGACTGCAGGCGACAGCTGCCCTGGCGGACACCTCCTGGCTGCCCTTCAAGGCTCGGGAGCTGCACATGGTGAAGGGTGCTGCTGGTTATGGGTTCTTGCTCAAGGAGGATGACTACGGCTCAGGGGAAGTAG GCCAGTTCCTATGGGACATAGATGCGGGGCTGCCAGCTGAGCAGGCAGGGATGAAGGAAGGGGACCGTGTCCTGGCTGTGAACGGTGAGAGCATCGAGGGGTTGGACCATCAGGAGACTGTGCTGCGGATCCGTGCCCACAAGGAGCAGGTGACACTGCTGGTCATCGACCCCGCCAGCGATGCGTTCTACCGCTCG ATCGGGCTGTCCCCTTTGCTGTTCCTTGATGGTGGTGATCCTGCCTTGGGCTCCTGCACGCCCTCCCTGCCCTCTCCCAGCGACTCCCCTGGGTTCCATCACATTGATGTGGGACCGAAGGGACCTGGCTCCTGGCTGATGGCTGCTGCCAACAGTATAACCATCACACAG agcccatgcagagaggagcagaggcGGCTGCGCCATGCGTTCTAA